From Girardinichthys multiradiatus isolate DD_20200921_A chromosome 3, DD_fGirMul_XY1, whole genome shotgun sequence, the proteins below share one genomic window:
- the LOC124865475 gene encoding fucolectin-5-like: MSSKKPGIMRQVILFHLLLFFPMHSGQNYQNVALRGKATQSQRYEGSWDVFGAASNAIDGNRDSAFNSGSCSHTAIQTNPWWRVDLLDSYIVTQIIITNRGDCCSERIIGAEIRIGNSLQSNGAENPLAATVSAFPNEISEINIPDRMEGRYVTVLLPGSEKILTLCEVEVYGYRAPTGENLALQGKATQSSLFEFGLAYNAIDGNRNNDWDQASCSQTKNEMNPWWRLDMGKTRKVFSIKVVNRNLFEERLNGAEIWIGDSLDNNCNHNTRCAEIIASSKQSLYEFQCYGIEGRYVSIVIPNRIEYLTLCEVEVYGSTLE; the protein is encoded by the exons ATGTCTTCTAAGAAACCAGG AATCATGAGACAAGTTATCCTATTTCATTTGCTGCTCTTCTTTCCGATGCATTCAGGCCAAAATTACC aaaatgtggcTTTGCGTGGCAAAGCAACTCAGTCTCAGCGCTACGAGGGAAGTTGGGATGTTTTTGGAGCTGCCTCCAATGCCATTGATGGGAACAGAGATTCCGCCTTTAATAGTGGATCTTGCAGCCACACTGCAATCCAAACCAACCCCTGGTGGAGAGTGGACCTGCTGGATTCGTATATAGTCACCCAGATTATTATCACCAATAGAGGAGACTGTTGTTCAGAACGCATCATCGGGGCAGAGATTCGCATCGGAAACTCTTTACAAAGCAACGGTGCTGAAAACCCACT AGCTGCTACAGTCTCTGCATTTCCGAATGAGATCTCTGAAATAAATATTCCTGATCGCATGGAAGGACGTTATGTCACTGTTTTACTACCAGGCTCAGAGAAGATTCTAACACTCTGCGAAGTGGAGGTCTATGGGTACCGCGCTCCAACCG GTGAGAACCTTGCCCTTCAAGGCAAAGCCACACAGTCATCGCTGTTTGAATTTGGTCTTGCATATAACGCCATTGATGGGAATCGCAACAACGACTGGGATCAGGCCTCTTGCTCACAAACAAAAAACGAAATGAATCCCTGGTGGCGACTGGATATGGGTAAAACGCGCAAAGTGTTTTCCATTAAAGTCGTCAACCGGAATTTGTTTGAAGAACGACTCAACGGAGCCGAGATCTGGATTGGAGATTCTCTTGACAACAATTGCAACCATAATACCAG ATGTGCTGAGATCATAGCTTCTTCGAAACAGAGTCTTTATGAGTTTCAGTGTTACGGGATTGAAGGGCGCTACGTCAGCATAGTCATCCCCAACCGTATCGAGTACCTCACTCTTTGTGAGGTTGAGGTTTACGGCTCCACACTTGAATAA